The genomic window CGCAGACTTCTCCAAGAATTCAATATCCCACAAGAATCTATCACCTACCCTCGCCTCCCCGAATCTCCATCCCAAATTCTCTCAGCCATGAAAACCGCCACACTCAACCTCTGCATGCGCTTTCACTCCGTCCTCTTCGCCCACACCCTACAAGTGCCCTACTATGCCATCGACTATACTCGAGGCGGAAAAATCCATGCTTATCTGAACGATAATCAAGCCTCCGACCGCCTGATCTCCATGGACGCCATCATCTCCCATTCCGCCCAGGATCAGATTCAAATCCTGGCTCCGATATAATGACGGATCAATCCCTCTCCATCGCCATCCTATCTCAGACCGACACAGGCGGTGGCGCCACCCTTGTGCCAGCACGCTTGCATCGAGCCCTCCGATCGCAAGGAATCGATTCACACCTCATCGTTTCTCAACGCTCGCCCACCTCTGATCCCTTTACCCACACGATCCCTACCCCATACATTCCAGCGCGCATCGCAGAAAAACTATTCAACCGCGCCCTCCTCACCCTCGGCCTCCGCAACATCGCTCACCTCTCCACGCCCTCCATTGCTCAAATCCCTGCCTTCAAAAAATCCCCCGTCATCAACATCCACAACATCCACGGCGACTACCTAAATTATCTCGCACTCCCACGTCTGCTACGCCACAAAACCGTCCTCATCACCCTTCACGACATGTGGAACTTCACCGGCCACTGCGTCTACAGCTTCGACTGCCAGCGATGGAAAACTGGCTGTGGCCGTTGTCCATACCTCAACACCTACGTCGAGACCCGCCGCGACGCCTCTGCCCTCGAGCTTCGGTTGAAACGTAAAACGTTCACCCGCATCCAACCTCACTTCATCGCCATCAGCCGATGGATCCTCAATGCTTTTAGACAAAGCCAACTCAGCCACCTTCCCATTCATCACATTCCCAACGGCATCGATACCGATACCTACCGCCCTATTCCTAAGGACTTCGCCCGCAATCTCCTCCATCTTCCACAAAACAAAAAAATCATCCTCTACGCCGCCGCTAACCTCAACGACCCCCGCAAAGGCGCCGATCTCCTCATTCGTTCGCTAGCTCTCCTCCCCGCATCCCTCAAGCAAACCACACTCCTCATCACTATCGGCACACCTCCGAAAACACCCGATCCCGACATCGGCCTCCCCATCCGTCACCTCGGTTTTATTCATGACGACATCACAAAAAATATCATCCTCAATGCCGCCGATCTCCTTGCCTTTCCCACCCGCGCTGATAATCTCCCTCTCATCATCCAAGAAGCTATGGCAGCCGGTCTTCC from Candidatus Methylacidiphilales bacterium includes these protein-coding regions:
- a CDS encoding glycosyltransferase produces the protein MTDQSLSIAILSQTDTGGGATLVPARLHRALRSQGIDSHLIVSQRSPTSDPFTHTIPTPYIPARIAEKLFNRALLTLGLRNIAHLSTPSIAQIPAFKKSPVINIHNIHGDYLNYLALPRLLRHKTVLITLHDMWNFTGHCVYSFDCQRWKTGCGRCPYLNTYVETRRDASALELRLKRKTFTRIQPHFIAISRWILNAFRQSQLSHLPIHHIPNGIDTDTYRPIPKDFARNLLHLPQNKKIILYAAANLNDPRKGADLLIRSLALLPASLKQTTLLITIGTPPKTPDPDIGLPIRHLGFIHDDITKNIILNAADLLAFPTRADNLPLIIQEAMAAGLPTLSFRVGGVPDLIRHEDNGLLAEPENIEAFSHYLTLLLTHDLLRLSMSERNRIIATTEYPLPLQAQRYLELVRNVLNTPL